A window from Drosophila subobscura isolate 14011-0131.10 chromosome O, UCBerk_Dsub_1.0, whole genome shotgun sequence encodes these proteins:
- the LOC117899451 gene encoding beta-1,4-galactosyltransferase 7, translating into MVNISTINWVFVCGLSFCLGGIAVLSLMPLGSDCICPLSNPLAKLVGSGPVQKSAPVTPAPKGQEHDHSTAAHKMAVLVPFRDRFEELLQFVPHITGFLKRQGVAHHIFLLNQVDRFRFNRASLINVGFQFCHEVYDYIAMHDVDLLPRNDDLLYEYPSNLGPLHIAGPKLHPKYHYDNFVGGILLVRREHFQKMNGMSNQYWGWGLEDDEFFVRIRDAGLQVTRPQNIKTGVNDTFGHIHNRHHRKRDTQKCFNQKEMTRKRDHKTGLDNVKYKILKVQGLTIDGIDITVLNIMLDCDVNKTPWCDCSGTAAAASVVQT; encoded by the exons ATGGTTAATATATCCACCATAaattgggtttttgtttgcggcCTGTCCTTCTGCTTGGGCGGCATTGCGGTTCTAAGTTTAATGCCGCTGGGCTCAG ATTGCATATGCCCGCTGTCAAATCCATTGGCGAAACTCGTGGGAAGTGGACCAGTGCAGAAATCAGCGCCTGTGACGCCCGCACCCAAGGGACAGGAGCATGACCACAGCACGGCGGCCCACAAGATGGCTGTGTTGGTGCCGTTCCGTGACCGTTttgaggagctgctgcagttcgTGCCACATATCACTGGTTTCCTTAAGCGGCAAGGTGTTGCCCATCACATATTCCTGTTGAATCAGGTGGACAGGTTCCGCTTTAATCGCGCTTCCCTCATCAACGTGGGCTTCCAGTTTTGCCACGAGGTCTACGACTATATTGCCATGCACGACGTCGACCTGCTGCCGCGCAACGACGATCTGCTCTACGAATATCCCAGCAACCTGGGACCCCTGCACATTGCCGGGCCAAAGCTGCATCCCAAATATCACTACGACAACTTTGTGGGTGGGATACTGCTGGTACGGCGTGAGCACTTTCAGAAAATGAACGGCATGTCGAATCAATATTGGGGCTGGGGTCTGGAGGACGATGAGTTCTTCGTGCGCATCCGGGATGCAGGACTGCAGGTCACGCGACCACAAAACATTAAGACTGGCGTCAACGACACATTTGG CCATATTCACAATCGCCATCATCGCAAGCGGGACACTCAAAAGTGCTTCAATCAAAAGGAGATGACCCGCAAGCGGGACCACAAAACGGGTCTCGACAACGTCAAGTACAAAATACTCAAGGTGCAGGGACTGACAATCGACGGGATCGACATAACCGTGCTGAACATTATGCTTGATTGTGATGTAAATAAAACTCCATGGTGCGACTGCTCGGGTACAGCGGCGGCCGCATCGGTTGTACAAACCTAG
- the LOC117899452 gene encoding ER membrane protein complex subunit 6 → MNRVKTTQSKTGEIIAYSEGAIRNNISAVEYCRTSMAAISGCAAGILGLSGTLGFLFYFLSVFVLWLMVLLKSGTQWRKYFISRSNLLTNQFMGGLCTYVLFWTFLYGMVHVY, encoded by the exons atgaatcgTGTAAAGACCACGCAGTCGAAGACTGGCGAAATCATAGCCTACAGCGAAGGAGCAATTCGCAACAACATATCTGCCGTCGAATACTGCCGGACATCGATGGCCGCCATCTCGGGCTGCGCCGCTG GTATCTTGGGCCTGAGCGGAACACTGGGATTCCTCTTCTACTTCCTGTCGGTGTTTGTGCTGTggctgatggtgctgctgaAGTCGGGCACGCAGTGGCGCAAATACTTCATTAGCCGCAGCAACCTGCTGACCAACCAATTCATGGGCGGCCTTTGCACCTACGTGCTCTTCTGGACATTCTTGTACGGCATGGTTCATGTGTATTAA
- the LOC117899447 gene encoding 26S proteasome regulatory subunit 8-like yields MMKMDVDIGLMAATCETDKGPGFQSYFLQKISELQFTVAEKNANLRRLQAQRNELNAKVRLLREELQLLQEHGSYVGEVVKAMDKEKVLVKVHPEGKYVVDVDKNINIKDVVPSCRVALRTDSYTLHKILPSKVDPLVSLMLVEKVPDSTYEMVGGLDKQIKEIKEVIELPIKHPELFDALGIAQPKGVLLYGPPGTGKTLLARAVAHHTECTFIRVSGSELVQKFIGEGSRMVRELFVMAREHAPSIIFMDEIDSIGSSRMETGRGDSEVQRTMLELLNQLDGFEATKNIKVIMATNRIDVLDQALLRPGRVDRKIEFPPPNEEARLDILKIHSRKMNLTRGINLRKIAELMPGASGAEVKGVCTEAGMYALRERRVHVTQEDFEMAVSKVMQKDSEKNMSVKKFWK; encoded by the exons ATGATGAAGATGGATGTTGATATTGGGCTTATGGCCGCCACTTGTGAGACCGACAAAGGTCCGGGATTTCAATCCTACTTCTTGCAAAAGATTTCTGAGCTGCAGTTTACCGTGGCCGAAAAGAACGCCAATTTGCGCCGCCTGCAGGCGCAGCGCAACGAGCTTAATGCGAAGG TGCGCCTCTTGCGCGaggaactgcagctgctgcaggagcatgGCAGCTACGTGGGCGAAGTGGTAAAGGCCATGGACAAGGAAAAGGTGCTGGTGAAGGTGCACCCTGAGGGCAAGTACGTGGTGGATGTGGACAAGAACATCAACATTAAGGACGTGGTGCCCAGCTGCCGCGTAGCGCTGCGCACCGACAGCTACACCCTGCACAAGATCCTGCCCAGCAAGGTGGATCCTCTCGTGTCACTGATGCTGGTTGAGAAGGTGCCGGACTCCACTTACGAGATGGTCGGTGGCCTGGACAAGCAGATTAAGGAGATCAAGGAGGTGATCGAGCTGCCCATCAAGCATCCAGAGCTCTTCGACGCCCTCGGCATAGCGCAGCCCAAGGGCGTGCTTCTGTACGGGCCTCCCGGCACCGGCAAGACTCTGCTGGCACGCGCCGTGGCCCACCACACCGAGTGTACCTTCATACGCGTCTCAGGCTCGGAGCTGGTGCAGAAGTTCATCGGCGAGGGATCGCGCATGGTGCGCGAATTGTTCGTGATGGCGCGCGAGCACGCTCCGTCTATTATCTTCATGGACGAGATCGACTCGATTGGCTCGTCTCGCATGGAGACCGGCAGGGGTGACTCCGAGGTGCAGCGCACcatgctggagctgctgaacCAACTGGACGGCTTCGAGGCCACCAAGAACATCAAGGTGATCATGGCCACCAATCGCATTGACGTCCTCGACCAGGCTTTGCTGCGTCCCGGCCGCGTCGACCGCAAGATCGAGTTTCCGCCACCCAATGAGGAGGCTCGCCTTGACATCTTGAAGATCCATTCGCGCAAGATGAACCTCACACGTGGCATTAACCTGCGCAAGATCGCCGAGCTGATGCCAGGCGCCTCTGGTGCCGAGGTCAAGGGCGTCTGCACCGAGGCTGGCATGTATGCACTGCGTGAGCGCCGCGTCCACGTCACCCAGGAAGACTTTGAGATGGCTGTCTCCAAGGTGATGCAAAAGGACTCCGAGAAGAACATGTCCGTGAAGAAGTTCTGGAAGTAG